AACAACATTCAAAAACTAAGAATTTATGAAAAATCCAGTTTTATCATTTGTTCTGCTGACGTCTATTGTAACCGGTTCAGGCTGTGTTAGTAACAAAAAATTCGATGCACTCCAGACAAGTTACAATACGCTCCAGTCGAATAATAGCGAGCTGAACAGGCAACTACAAACCTGTCAGCAAAACCTTTCCGGTTCCACAGCAAGAGTGCAGGGCCTGGAAGAACAGATCAATGCATTACGCGCCAATACTGCTTCGCTGCAGGCCGCATTGAACAAATGCTTAACCTCCACCAACCAGGGCAATGTGAACATTTCAAAACTGGTTGACGAGATCAATGCAGCCAACAGTTATATCAAACACCTTGTGGAAACGAAGAACAAAAGTGATTCACTCAATATGGTGCTCACCAATAATCTTACCCGTTCACTCAGCAGAGAAGAGATGCGTGATGTAGATGTGCAGGTGCTGAAAGGCGTTGTATATATTTCCCTTTCAGATAAAATGCTGTACAAATCCGGCAGCTATGAGATCTCATCCACGGCTGGCGCAACGCTCAGCAAAATTGCCAAGATCATCATGGATTACAAGGACTATGAAGTGTTGATCGAAGGTAATACAGACAATGTTCCGATCTCTCAGACCAATATCCGCAACAATTGGGACCTTAGCGCATTGCGGGGATCATCTGTTGTGCAGGCCCTGCAAACGCAGTATGGAGTTGATCCTAAAAGGCTGACTGCTGCAGGCCGGGGAGAATACAACCCTGTTGCGTCCAATGATACAGATGCAGGCAGGACCACCAACAGAAGAACGCAGATCATCATCACGCCCAAGCTGGACCAGTTCATGGAGCTGATCAACAAAGCGCCTGATGGCAGTGATCAGAAATAATAATGATCTTGAATAATTTTTCTTTCAAACGCTTCCTTCTATAGAGCAGGAAGCGTTTTTTATTTCAATACCTTTTTGAGAAATTCATTCATATAGTCTATCGTTCCATCTACCCAGGGATGGAATAACCAGAAGGGATGTACTTTCACATTGAACTGATGTACTTCAGTGCAGATCCCCCACTCCTTCATCATTCCAATCAATTCATCCTGTCCTGCATGAAAGCGGGAGAAGCCGCTGTTCAGGAAGAGCATCGGCACTGCTGTTCTTTCCGCAGCCCAGAAAATGGGGGAAGCATTTTTCCATATAGCAGGCTTTTCTTCAAAAGTCCCACCCAGCCAGGCTACATCAGCAGCATCAGGTTTTCTTATGAGGTTCAGACTGGCAGGAGCCAGAAAATCCACCACGCCATCGATGTCGATAATCGCATGAACATTACTGTGAATACCGGTGATGCCCTGATCGCCTTCAAATTGCTGCACACCATTTGTCAGGCCAACGAGCGCTGCAAGCTGACCTCCCGCGGAACAACCGCTGATAGCAATCCTGGAAGTATCGATCCCATATTTCTCAGCATTTTCCCTGATGAACCTGATACCGGCTTTGAGATTATGAACAGCTGCAGGGTATTGTGCTTCGAGTGATAACTGGTATTCAATGGGGATGGTCACAAAGCCTCTGGTAGCCAGCATTTGCGCCATTGGTACCTGCATGGAACGCGTACCTGAACGCCAGCCGCCGCCATGGACCATGATCACTGCGGGATATTTCTGATTATCCTTTGGTCTGAAAATATCGAGATGAAGCTCGCGTTTTCCAAAAGGAGTTTTTTCAATCGTTGCATACACAATATCTCTGGCAGCCCTGATAGAGGAATACATGCTATCTGATGCAGGAACAGCTTCCGGATATGCTTTATGGATCTGTTGGTGCACACGGCCAACATTGTAAGTGGTATCTGTCGGAATTGGCTTTTGCTGCGCCTTTGAACTTTCCACAGCCAACAACGTCAAAAAAACGGAAAGTACAAAAGCAAAACAGCATCTATATTTTTTCATTTCAAACTCCTTTTTTAGTTTGTGTATGAGCGTTAGTTCAATAGTCGGGGTCCCATCCATTAAATATTCTATCTATCGAGTACACCCGTACCTCTTTCTTAGAGAGTTGTTTGCTCCATTTTACCCGAGAACCGGTTTGTGCTCCGGGTCCGCTGTTTTGATATTCTGCATATAGTACAGTGTTTTCATTGTCGGGATTGTTCCAGTTGTTCCATGCTTCAGGAACAATATGTACGCCAAGCTCGGAATTCAGGAAAACAGTTTTGGCATCAGGTCTCCAGG
This portion of the Pseudobacter ginsenosidimutans genome encodes:
- a CDS encoding OmpA family protein, whose product is MKNPVLSFVLLTSIVTGSGCVSNKKFDALQTSYNTLQSNNSELNRQLQTCQQNLSGSTARVQGLEEQINALRANTASLQAALNKCLTSTNQGNVNISKLVDEINAANSYIKHLVETKNKSDSLNMVLTNNLTRSLSREEMRDVDVQVLKGVVYISLSDKMLYKSGSYEISSTAGATLSKIAKIIMDYKDYEVLIEGNTDNVPISQTNIRNNWDLSALRGSSVVQALQTQYGVDPKRLTAAGRGEYNPVASNDTDAGRTTNRRTQIIITPKLDQFMELINKAPDGSDQK
- a CDS encoding alpha/beta hydrolase — encoded protein: MKKYRCCFAFVLSVFLTLLAVESSKAQQKPIPTDTTYNVGRVHQQIHKAYPEAVPASDSMYSSIRAARDIVYATIEKTPFGKRELHLDIFRPKDNQKYPAVIMVHGGGWRSGTRSMQVPMAQMLATRGFVTIPIEYQLSLEAQYPAAVHNLKAGIRFIRENAEKYGIDTSRIAISGCSAGGQLAALVGLTNGVQQFEGDQGITGIHSNVHAIIDIDGVVDFLAPASLNLIRKPDAADVAWLGGTFEEKPAIWKNASPIFWAAERTAVPMLFLNSGFSRFHAGQDELIGMMKEWGICTEVHQFNVKVHPFWLFHPWVDGTIDYMNEFLKKVLK